The following is a genomic window from Patescibacteria group bacterium.
CATAAAAACAAAATGGAAATCTTAGCATCAATCCTAGGGATCATGCTTGCAGCTGCAGCCATTGCCGCAGTCATCAGCGCATTTTTCTTTTGGATTGGAGGTAAAATCGTCGGTGTAAAAAAAGCAACATTCGGCAGAGCAATTTTAGCAGCTATTGCTGCAGCAGCTGCAACTTGGATGATTTCATGGTTAATGTCATTCATTCCAGGTGTTGGCACAGTTTTAGGATTCATTTTAGGTGCAATTATCGTCATTTTCATTATTAAAGCATCATTTGAAATTGACACTTATGGCAAGGCATTTTTGGTTTGGATTTTCTATTTAATTGCACAAGGAATTGCAATTTTTATCGTTCTTCTTACTTTTGGCGGAGCTTTGATTGACTTATTCAACAAATAAAAGCTTTCAATTTAAAAAGACTAGTATCATCATATTAGTCTTTTTATTTTGTAAAAATTTAAATTTACTAAAAGCATTGCAAAATTTTAGTAATGTGGTATAATAATATACCGTAAATTCTAAGCTAATTATCAGGAAAAATCTATACTTTAAATTTCATGAATTCAAATAAACTTCAGGATAAAACAAAATTTATCAGACGTAAAATAATCCAATGTTTTTTGGCATTATTTGTCTTGGCAATTAGCTCTTTATTAATTAAAGAGCATTATTTCAATAAAAAAGATATTAATATTACAAAAGAAGCAGAAGCAAAGTCAGAAGAAATAGTGCCAAAACCTGTACAATTGCCAAAGGAGATTGATCCGACCCAAACAACAAAATCATTAGAGAATTATTTAACAAATTTGTCTGGAGAATATGGATATTCTGTCATTGATTTAAAAAGCAACAAAAGTTATGGTTCAAGAGAGAGTAATCAATATTTTATGGCTAGCACTTGCAAAGTTGCTATTTCAGCCTATTTGTATAGTCAGATAGAATCAGGTAAGATTAATCCAAATACTAAACTTATTTTCCAAAAAAGGTTTTATGAAAATGGTACTGGTATTTTGCAGTTTGAAAAACCAGGAAAATCATACAAAATTAGCTATCTAAATGAGTTAATGATTCAAAAAAGCGATAATGTTGCGACAAATATTTTAATTAATTATTTAGGAGTCTCAAATATTCAGACTTTCTTAAATAATTATAAAATCACAGGAATGAATATTTCAAGCAATACTACAACTCCAAAAGCGATGTCATCTTTACTGCAAAAAATTTATAAAAATGAGATCATTTCCAAAGAATCAACAGACAAGTTAATTTATTTAATGATTAATTCGATTGATGATGATCGCATCGTTGCCGGTGTTCCAGCAAATATCATTGTTGCTCATAAAATTGGCAGTTATGGAAAAACAACTAATGATGTTGGCATAGTTTACTTGAAACATCGACCATACGTAATTAGCATCTATTCCAAAAAAACATTAAAACAAGATATTGCCGAAATAGCGATTGCCAAAATTTCGCAAACAATTTTTGAATTTGAAGATTCACAATAATTATAAATAAAATGAGGTAGCATGTCTGCATTTTCCGCGTTAGCTTCCGCGCAATTCCGCGTAAATATATAATCACAGAAAAACGCATAAATGAACGCAGAAAACACAAAATAATATCTCAACATAAATGAAAATACAATACGATTTAATAGTAATTGGTGCAGGTCCAGCTGGAATCATAGCTGCTGGCAGAGCAGGCGAGAGAGGTCTTTCCGTACTTTTGATTGAAAAAAATCCAAGAATTGGCGCAAAATTATTATTAACAGGCAAAGGCAGATGCAACATTACTCATCAAGAAGATGATCCAAAAAATTTCATCAACCAATTTGGCAAAAACGGAAAATTTTTATACAAAGCTTTAAATAATTTTAGCATTCAAGATACATTAAATTTCTTTCATAAATTAGGTATTAAAACAAATGTTGAGCGAGGCAATCGAGTTTTTCCATCAACTGGTTCAGCATTAAACGTTGTTATGGCATTAGAAAGATATTTGATCAGAAACAAAGTTCAATTATCAGCAGACACTAGAGTTTTAAAAATTGTTAAAGAAGGCAACAGAATAATTAAAATCAAAACATCAAAAGGCGATTTTATAGCCAAAAATTATTTATTAACAACTGGCGGAAAATCATATCCAGAAACAGGCGCAACAGGCGATGGCTTTGAATTTGCAAAAGAATTAGGGCATAATATAATTCCTCCAAAGCCAGCATTAACTCCAATTCTAGTTAAGGAACAATTGATTAAAGATCTGCAAGGTCTGAATTTAGAAAATGTTAATATCAGTGTTTACCAAAATAACAAAAA
Proteins encoded in this region:
- a CDS encoding serine hydrolase, translated to MNSNKLQDKTKFIRRKIIQCFLALFVLAISSLLIKEHYFNKKDINITKEAEAKSEEIVPKPVQLPKEIDPTQTTKSLENYLTNLSGEYGYSVIDLKSNKSYGSRESNQYFMASTCKVAISAYLYSQIESGKINPNTKLIFQKRFYENGTGILQFEKPGKSYKISYLNELMIQKSDNVATNILINYLGVSNIQTFLNNYKITGMNISSNTTTPKAMSSLLQKIYKNEIISKESTDKLIYLMINSIDDDRIVAGVPANIIVAHKIGSYGKTTNDVGIVYLKHRPYVISIYSKKTLKQDIAEIAIAKISQTIFEFEDSQ
- a CDS encoding NAD(P)/FAD-dependent oxidoreductase, coding for MKIQYDLIVIGAGPAGIIAAGRAGERGLSVLLIEKNPRIGAKLLLTGKGRCNITHQEDDPKNFINQFGKNGKFLYKALNNFSIQDTLNFFHKLGIKTNVERGNRVFPSTGSALNVVMALERYLIRNKVQLSADTRVLKIVKEGNRIIKIKTSKGDFIAKNYLLTTGGKSYPETGATGDGFEFAKELGHNIIPPKPALTPILVKEQLIKDLQGLNLENVNISVYQNNKKQDERFGEALFTHEGMSGPIILDMSKKIGELLKNGQVVLQIDFKPALDFPKLDLRIQRDFKEFHNKEFKNSLNKLLPQKLIPVIVKLSNINPDKKVNSITKEERKTLIHLLKEFKLEVQGLTGFKKAIVTSGGIDLKEIDPKTMKSKIINNLYFAGEILDLDGPTGGYNLQVCWSTGYLAGENVTK